The Engystomops pustulosus chromosome 2, aEngPut4.maternal, whole genome shotgun sequence genomic interval ccactcTGTTACAACAGTAGTATTTATAATAGATTTAAATCTGTTGTATTACCATACTAACTTAATTCCTATCTATCTTAATTTCTATCTATCTTCCTTATCTACAGATTAGATATTAGAGATGGCTTGAATTCTGCTCACTAGGACCCTTGGTACTTGAACAACTACAAAGAGGGACTGAAAATTTGTTTAAGACCCCAAACTCTTGAGAACTGTGTTCACTTTTTTGCACACTGCAGGACAATGTTTTTAACCATTTTCACAAATGTATCCTTCAGGTAGGAGGAATAAAAGTCCTTCGTTCATATTATGCATTACAAAGAAGTATTCCTAtggcgtttgcaccagttttctgtctgactttgcactgaaaagaacatgcaaactgcctgCACTTGTATTTATAGTGTCTGCATCAATTTTGTATACGACTATGGTTGCACTGTGTCCGTCacgacagaaaaaatgtgcacctaaaggagtatgttagtgcttagtcggagtttgcgccacatttacatattactgacatgccccacatttattactgacatgccacacaattctgtctgcgccacaattctgcggTATGAACAAAGGCCCAAAAAAATATAGCGCACACTTCAAGAGAAGTGCAGCGGACGCCAGAATAATGAAGACCATGCAGCAGTTTTGATTATTCTGGgacactctacaggcaaactgcaagtGCAATTTTCACTAGTTTTGAAAAATGTGGGCTATAGTTTTTTGCCCAGTGACATTGGGAAAGTAGGAATAGCAAAGATTACTGTAAATTACTGGCTTCCACTGCAGTCTTTACTTGTCTTTACATTTTCCTTGGTCCAATCTAGTTTTTTTGGACTCCTAGTTGCAAATTTAATGGCACATAAAACAGATCAATCCACGGGTCCCTAATTTTAATCAACTGTGCATCCATTCTGTGGAAGATTTTATGAGGACCATTACAAATGTATGTAAATGGCTATAAAAATGTCCATCCTTCATGGCAGAAAAATATTTTACCTTGCCAAACTTTTTGATAAATCCACATTCATAGGCCCACATGGTCCCATTAATTTCAATGAGTTCCCACAGACGTGTCTTTTCTTCTGTCATTGGTTATCCCACAGCCATTCAGAAAGCATCAGAAAGAAGAAGTTGGTATATATAATGGTGCTAGGAGCTCAACCTTTGCATGGTAGAGTTTGATTTCCGCACCATGATTGATGTCCCTTATTTGCCGTATTACTCTGCGGAGTTACTGCCCAGAAATAACACACATAAGATCCGGATTAAATGTGTAACCCTTAGCATAGGTCTGGTTTGTGGCAGGTATAGGGGGTTAGCGTTTTTATGCAATATTCTTTGTGTAGCTTTTatctgtttttaattgtttttgtattttgtggtctttatattttaataatatgaaGTCACATTGTTAGTATGAGGTGTGCTAATTCTTTGAATGAAGTGTTTCTTGCTCTCTCATAAAGTAATCAGCAAAATGTTATATGCGTGAATTTTAATGCTTTGATTTTCACATACAGTGCAGTACATAAAGTAACAGAAATGTGTCTGAGTTCAATGGAACTAGATCATAGAAAGCAAATTCAGATTCTACATGCCAGTTATTTTGAACACTTTATATATAACTTTAGAATTCAGCTGGCATGTGTTGATCCTTTTGTTTCCCTAACAGCAGACATTAGTAGACAATAGGGTTAAACCCTGACatgttatatttttaaaaaaaaattgtatagtgATAATTTATAACAATTTATGAGagataacatttttgtttttctcaTAGAGTTTATGACAAGTTCCTGGATTAACAATTTGGACAACATTACAATGAATCAGTGTAGCACTGACTCCAATAGTTCTACAAGATGTTCTACCCAAGGTATAGATATCCAATGCTACCTGATCCTCGAAAGCAATACACAGAAAATCTTTATTGCAATTATTTGCATTGTAATGGGTGCTTTATGTATCCTGGAGAATATATTGGTCCTCTGTATGATTTTTACCTCTGTGCGTCTCAGAAAAAAACCTTCCTACCTGTTTATCAGCAGTCTGGCTACAGCAGACCTACTAGCAAGTCTTATATTCTCCTATAGCTTCATTGACTTTCATGTTTTTCATGGTGCTGGTACTCCTTCTGTTTTTTTATTCAAACTTGGTGGTGTCACCTTGTCATTCACAGCTTCACTTGGGAGTTTACTTCTAACTGCTTTTGACCGCTACATTTGTATTCACAAGCCATCTTCATATAAGCTAATGGTGACCCGAAAGAGAGCACTCTTGGCACTGACAGTTATGTGGATTAGCACCACCATCATCTCATATTTACCTCTCATGGGTGTTAACTGCTGTGATCTGGAAGTCACTTGCTCAGAACTGTTTCCATTGATCGGAAACAAATTTTTGTCAAGTTGGATTGTATTAGTAGTGATCCTTCTCAGTGCTATAATATTTTCCTACAGCCATATTCTATGGAAGGCACACAGGCATACAAGCTATATGAAAAAGCATAACATCCAAGCAGAAAAAGGACAAGCCCGAGTAAGACTGGATATTATGTTGGCCAAAACCCTTGCACTTGTATTAATTGTGCTTATTGTTTGCTGGAGTCCAGCTCTTATAATTATGATTCACAGTCTCATATATACTTTAGATGCAAAGACAAAGGCTGTGTTTGCATTTTGTAGCACTCTTTGTTTGGTCAACTCCATGGTTAACCCAATAGTCTACGCCCTAAGAAGCAGAGAGTTACGCCGCAGGTTAATCAGAGTTCTACGAAAACTGAAGTGTCTGAAGAAACCATCTGAAAGTCAGGACAGTCAAGAAGCAAATGGAGCGGGAAGGAACCTAGCTTTTGAAGCTACTGGTGATgacaccctgtgtgatactgaagtCAGTATTTAATAAGAATCTGCTAATTCACCTTCAGATAAAGCTATTATTATGATCATTATAATGTGTTTATTGGACAATAAGCTAATCAGCCTATTGTGtacaaaaatgcatttgcaaagtATTGGCTTATGTAACATTCATCTAAAACATGCATTCAATTATTTTCTTAGGAGATATGGTTATCTTAACAGTGTATataaatcattatataataatttaACAGTAAAGCCAGTCTGTGTGTCTGCTATCAGATAACGCTATTTCCtagtattattgcagtatatggtaaaataacaatgtaatataatatttatgtCAATTGTGTAAATGTTGGTACTattaatacaattttttaaagATGCATAATTCAAGGCACTTGTGGCTAGTCATGTATTTAAATGTATAAGCACATTACATGCaacataataaaaataagctAACACAAGTATGCGTAGGCCTTATTTCCACAGGTTTTGTCATACAGTTTTAAAACCAAAACCAAGTAtggaataaaaaaagaaacatcTTTGCTTTATGGTGCACCCAACCACTAAGGCTAAATATAGCATGGACTTATGTATTAAATAGAGTCtcccagcagttttgaccatacaaaagtGGAGACAGTGCCAGGAGAACACAACCATGGTCACCATGTGCTGCTGAATATTACAGACCAACCACAGGactcatcacattgatgtatgatgtatgttcCTGCTTTCCCTAAAACAGCAGCGCCAAATTATTATAATTTCAGTTTGGCATTGCAGTTTTGAGGGGAAGAAGGAACACTTTGCAtcatatatatcaatatatgaaTCCTGTCCTCTGCACTATCATTGGTCTGTGATATCCAGCCAGCATACAGTGACCATGGTAGAATTCCATCCTCGGCACTTTCGTTGGTCCATGAAATCCGGCCATCACATGGTCTTTGATAAGTGGAATGATAATGGCTGTGTACCACTggccaagagagtgcagtgtcctttaggccaatggagtgaagcatcctgaggaggagttggtggtccacagtatcaaacgctgccgatagagccagaagaatgaggagcaaatagtcacctttggatttagcagagaggagatcattggagactttagaaagagcggtttcagtggagtgcatagagcgtaaaccagattgcagggggtcaaggagggaattAGCTGAGAGATatcgggttagtcgagaatagaccaggcgttcgaggagtttggagatgaaagggttgttagaaactggtctgtagttagaagCATTCggtgggtccagtgaaggtttctataGTAAAGGGCTAGcaacatgcttgaaagaagagaggCCGACAAAAgaaaagagagagaggaagatttTAGAGGAGCacaaagtgactgctggggagagagactgtacgagatgtgaggggatggggtcactgatccaGTTAGTGggtcgagcagaggaaaggagcctggatacGTCTTCCTCTgcgactggctcaaaggaagagagtgaacagggtaagGGGATTATGGGACACAAGGTAAGTAGAGAATGGGATTAGTGGGATGAGTGGACACACACCTCTGCTGTGTCACCATTTATCAATCAGGCACACAACActagttttgtgttttttttaatcagatccaTGTATCCTATGGACTACTGTTACTGCTGTACGCTATCTGGCTAGTTATAGAAAATTAGGGGGCATCACATCACTTTTGTTTAATTATTGATTTTAAAGAAAACTACATGAGCATCCCCAATTTCTATAACCAGCAAAATATGATAAAGCAGCAGCCTTACATTACTGGAGTAGGAGAACCTACTGTTTTGTCTTTTTCCATTCCAATCATTCCAGCCTAGAGCCTGCAGTGTCTTAAATCAGCCTGCAGCTGTCCAAGTACCTGACCATTTATAGATAAATCGGTACTGGATCTTCCCAAGCtaccctggtggcggtgggtatgGAGGTAATGGTAAGGGGGTTATTTCATTTTCCTACCTCAGGAACTGCACAGTCCAACATTTTGCAGAACTGAGGTTTCATATTTTACTGACAGAAAAACACAATTTAGATGTAAATTAAATATTTTGGTCAAACCCATAGGATTTTAATGGGCTTCTGGACTGGAGAAAGTGCAGTCCACTCCATTTGAGATACCCCATTCTATAGTAGATGCACCCTAATGATCCTACCTCGATGAGCTTATGTAATGTCACCCATAAATATTTAATAAGGACTGTGTTTTTTACACACAGGCAAGACCAGATAAATTGTTATTTAGTTAGTATGGTCTTGTCACCATTCTCAGAGTATAGGGTAGTTCAGTATTGACTACACACACCTGACCACATTGCAACAGCACCACCCTCAATGTCTTGGTAAtaacaatgatgtctccatcatGGTTGGTGGAAATAAATTGTACTTAGTATGTAATGATTAACACAGCAAACTCAAGGAGATAACACATAGTATGGACTGTGTATGATTGTAAATTGTAATAgcaaaaacttttaaaacttttcctttattttatcaATAGTTAAAAAGTTAAGCCCAAATAGACAAACACAAAAAGCAATTGCTAGAACCATAATGGACCAAATATGCAAAAACAAACAACACACAAAAATAGGCTGTTAGTTAGCAAGTCACGTGTAAATAAAGTCCATAAACTACACACGTCGTACCAGGGTCATGCACTGGAAAAGAACATACACAATTGCAACATTGTTGCAatcatatataaaatgtataaaaagataCATCATACCAGTATATCCTCAGTGGTAGTGGGCACAGGGGCACTATTATGCAGGCCAGGGTGTAGAAAGTGTACTGTAGGAGGGGCAACAGAGGTCCAACTGGATGAAGGTATACCCTATCTGTCCTACACGGGTCCTATTGATTCCATATGGCTCCCGCCTTAACAAAGGCAGTCCCATAGACTGAACTTAACACCTAATGTACAACCGCACACCTTCCTGATGCAATATGGAGTGCAACAGAACATCATATATTAGGTGTAAGAGCTGAGATGCAAAGTCACTACGTTATGGAGCTACATCAAGTGATGCCATCTCACTGTGCAGAACTGgcatatataggggcagatttacttacccggcccattcgcaatccagcggcgcgttctcgccgctggatcacgactggaccgggtaagtaaatgtgccccacagtatcaTACCATGTAATGTTTAGGTGGCATATGTAAATTTGGAGGCATACAAAGGCATATGATTACATCAGATGAAGCACGCATATTGGAGTTGGAGATTGAGGCCATGTGGTGTCACAGTCTGTAAGCTGTAAATCCACCTGGCCTCTTTCTGTAGGCTCTTCTGATCCCATGCTTCCCACCTTGGTGGGTATGTTACCAATCCCACACCAACAAGACGCAGGACAAATGCTCTCTCCTGATATTATTGGCGGACATGTTCAAttttgtgtaatttgtgtataGTTATGCTCACATACTCAATTCCACATATGCACATGGCTTTGTAGATTGGCAATTGATGAAATCTGTTTACACAGGTTCTATCTTTACTGTTGCTATGGAAGCTTCTCTTTGTATCCATAAAGGGGCAGGCTATTCATCAACTGCATCTGAAACAACCTTTGATTGAGCtacatgttgttgtttttttttgggggggggggacaaaatgCTGCCACTGCACCTGTGAGATCTTAATCCACAAGAAGGATCGGTAAGTAGCGTCTTAACACCTCCCATGCTTGCTTCACCCCATTGCCATAGGTGGTGATCATCCTGACTGGGGCAATGTTGTATGCTCTATCATGACTATTGCCATCCAGTAATTCTTTTTGTGTTCGGCATGCAGGTAGAGCCTTTGGTGGGTTCAATGTCAGAGCTCATTGTCTTGTCTGTGCATTGTCTACATGTGGTCCCCCCATTACAAGTCCTAACTTTTTGTGAGTAGTGTTTGACTTGTTGATGTTGAAGCAATATTTATGAACAGTATTGTGCTGCTGTATATTTTTACTGGCAAAGAAGGAATACTTTCATTAGTGGATCCGCAAAGAGAAGAGTAAGAAGGGGCACTATCTAGGACACTTTACAGCAATATATGGATATAGTGATGCATTAACTTGAGATGACGTTCGTTGTGATAGAAGTATAATGGTGGTGCTCAACGTATGGCAGAAAACAGTCCATTGAATCACAtttgaaagaaaaaagaagaaacgcggccactcaccataaaaacttcttctttattttgtCTTCATATAAAAAGTACGGTGGCACAGGCAAGACAGGGTAGGGGTGGGAGCAGGGGGTAACACAAGgcaacagccgtttcgcgccgtccggcgctttctctagcctccatGAAGTGGCGTCCACACCTGATATTTAAACTAACAGGTAGGGCGTCACTTCCTTGCAGCCCAGCAACCAAAGACGCTCTTGGTCAAGAGCgtagaaacattgggggtcatttactaagggcccgattcgcgttttcccgacgtgttacccgaatatttccgatttgcgccgcttgtacatgaattgccccgggtttttggcgcacgcgatcggattgtggcgcatcggggccggcatgcgcgcgacagaaatcggggggcgtggccgaacgaaaacccgacgtattcggaaaaaccgccgcatttaaaaaccgcaaatgtgtcgcttggggagcgctcaccttcaccttctatgggatggtgcattccggggcgttaagattattttcggcgctgcagcgccacctggtggacggcggaggaactaccatcttaaatcccagccggacccgaatcctgtgcagagaacgcgccgctggatcgcgaatgggccgggtaagtaaatgtgccccattatgtttataaaGAGCGTTGTGCAAAACGAGCTAAAAACAATTGCATTAGCGGAGAAATCGAATTTTCTTATATAACGAGTGTAGAAAACTATTAAATAGACCATATTTGTATTAAACTAAGGAATACGTGGTATCGACATATCGAGGAGGTATGCAAATTTCTTTCACGTTTTTTTCTAGCGAATGCAACTAGACTACAGAACAATATAGACCAAAGCACAGGATAGCATAAACATGTACAACATTTGTTCAGTTACAGGAAGACTCCCATGTCGTTTTTATCATTAAGACCTAGGGGGCCCATTGCATTGGTTCTCATGATCCACCGTGCCTCCCTTCTCAAAAGGTCTCTGTGGCGATCCCCACCGTTAGGTGGTACTGGTACGTATTCTATACAGCCAAAACGAAGTGTTTGTGTACTACCTCCATGTATTTTGTTCATGTGCTCAATGAGTCTTGGAGCGCCCTTACCGCTTTTTATTGAGTAACAATGTTCGCTAAATCTGATGTATAAGGGGCGTATTGTTTTTCCAATATAGAAAAGTCCACATAGACATATGATCACATAAACCACGAATTTTGATTTACAGGAGAAAAACTGGCGTAATGGTATGTCAATGCCACCCAAACGAAGGTACTTGGCTCTTATGTTTTGATCGCAATGTCTACACTGGCCGCATTTAAAATTGCCAGTAGGAGTCATTTTGCTTAACCAATTGTCCCTAGGGGGTGGTAAGCGGCTGCGTACCAGTATATCTTTTATACTTTTACTTCGTCTGAAGGAGATGAGGGGAGGTGCTGCGGTGAGTTCCCTCAGTAGGGGATCTTCAGCCAAcatgtaccaatttttgtacatggtgtttttaattttttgggctgTGGGGCTGTAATTAAACGTGAAAGTGAAACGTCTTGAGTTATGCTGCTTTCTCCTAATGTGCTTGGGGTGTAGCAAGTTCTCACGTTTAAGAGTTGCTGCTTTTTGAAAAGCTTCTTCGATGATCTTAGGGGGGTACCCTCTTTTTAGGAGCCTCTCTCTGAGATCATCTGCTTGTGCCAGAAAAGATTCTTCGTTACTATTTATCCGCCTTAAGCGGACGAACTGACTATATGGGACAGAAGTTTTAACATGTTGTGGATGATAACTCTCGTGGTGTAGGAGGCTATTTGTGGCTGTATCTTTTCTAAAGACAGTGGTAGATAGAGAAGAGTCTTTAACCTGTACCAGTACATCTAGAAATTCACATTGTGTCTCTGcaattttataggtaaacagcatATTCATAGCATTATCATTGATATATGACATAAATTCTTGAAACATTTCTTCTGTACCTGACCACACCACGAAAATGTCATCCACATATCTTAAAAAACAATGTATAAACTTAACAAAGCGATTTTTTGCTGAGAAGACATATTTGTCTTCGAATACGGCTAGGAAAACATTGGCATATGTGCACGCCATGGGCGTGCCCATGGCTGTGCCATCGATTTGCTTAAACCACTGGTTCTCAAATAGAAAGGTGTTATTAGTAAGGATGAAGCGAATGGCATCGCATATAAAATCCACGAGACTGATGTTCCGATTAGAATTAAGCAGTACTTTTTTCACTGCCTCTATTCCTATATCGTGGGGGATTCTAGTGTAGAGGCTTTCCACGTCTATTGTGGCTAATTTAAAGCCATCCTGCCATGGGACATTTTCTAAATTCCGAAGAAAATCATTTGTGTCTTTTAGGTACGTGGGGATCTCATGTAAAACTGGTCTTAAGATCCAATCCACGTATCTAGAAAGGGGCTCTGTAATGGAACCCACTCCAGCTACGATAGGGCGCCCTGGAGGTGACTGTAgggttttatgaatttttgggaggAAATACCACCCTGGTTTTTGTGGATGCGACGGAAGGAGTTTTTCTGCAAAGGTTTTACTCAATAGGTCTTTCTCAATGCCTTTTCTGAGGAGGGCACATAGGTTCGCTCTACTTTCATTAGTGGCCCAGGTGAGAAACAATGTATATTTTAAACTTCTCCactgttttttatgttttgtttgttatgttatgttatgaATAAGAACTCTCAGTGCTGAAACTTCTATACGTATTTTCAATTTGTACCTTGCAAGCTGACCCGGGATTAAATCTGAGACACAAGGTTTCCTTGCTCTGAGTTAGTTAGTGAGTTAGTAGCTTCACTTTCTTCATTTTGC includes:
- the CNR2 gene encoding cannabinoid receptor 2, whose protein sequence is MTSSWINNLDNITMNQCSTDSNSSTRCSTQGIDIQCYLILESNTQKIFIAIICIVMGALCILENILVLCMIFTSVRLRKKPSYLFISSLATADLLASLIFSYSFIDFHVFHGAGTPSVFLFKLGGVTLSFTASLGSLLLTAFDRYICIHKPSSYKLMVTRKRALLALTVMWISTTIISYLPLMGVNCCDLEVTCSELFPLIGNKFLSSWIVLVVILLSAIIFSYSHILWKAHRHTSYMKKHNIQAEKGQARVRLDIMLAKTLALVLIVLIVCWSPALIIMIHSLIYTLDAKTKAVFAFCSTLCLVNSMVNPIVYALRSRELRRRLIRVLRKLKCLKKPSESQDSQEANGAGRNLAFEATGDDTLCDTEVSI